From the genome of Bradyrhizobium elkanii USDA 76, one region includes:
- a CDS encoding DUF2235 domain-containing protein, which produces MPKDIVICCDGTGNEIGDNISNVLKLFRVADKNDRQRIYYHPGLGTIGLQNAWGRFKQQMRGLFGLAFGAGLDQDTLGAYLFLCRTWEPGDRVWMFGFSRGAYTVRVLAAFVHAMGLLPVDQLDLASYAFGTYKKASSDAQKSDGTFDYAPLKEAWHFSQIAGGRNIDIEFVGVWDTVASIIVPRQDNFLFDLQTLLFTRTNSSVKRFRQAIAIDERRRMFRLNRWIEPQKFRSDPFDPATEVEQDIRQVWFAGVHSDVGGGYPEDQSGPSKFPLIWMLEQAKAAGLQMDQALIDHLAWGMPLPPHKHDYVPPSATGPLHNSLTAAWEILEWIPKSDKWKEWPERKSFLGFYLPRGEPRPIADGATIHASVLERMEKDPAYKPINMPKTYNVEPMTPPPAPPAPTA; this is translated from the coding sequence ATGCCGAAGGATATTGTGATTTGCTGCGACGGCACCGGCAACGAGATCGGTGACAATATTTCCAACGTGCTGAAGCTGTTCCGCGTCGCCGACAAGAATGACCGGCAGCGGATCTACTATCATCCCGGCCTCGGCACCATCGGCCTGCAAAACGCCTGGGGCCGCTTCAAGCAGCAGATGCGCGGCTTGTTCGGGCTGGCCTTCGGCGCCGGTCTCGACCAGGACACGCTCGGCGCCTACCTGTTCCTGTGCCGAACCTGGGAGCCCGGTGACCGGGTCTGGATGTTCGGCTTCAGCCGCGGTGCCTACACGGTGCGCGTGCTCGCGGCCTTCGTCCACGCGATGGGCCTTCTGCCGGTCGACCAGCTCGACCTCGCGAGCTACGCCTTCGGCACCTACAAGAAAGCCAGCTCTGACGCCCAGAAGTCCGATGGCACGTTCGACTATGCTCCGTTGAAGGAAGCCTGGCATTTCAGCCAGATTGCCGGCGGCCGCAACATTGACATCGAGTTCGTCGGGGTCTGGGACACGGTGGCCTCGATCATCGTGCCGCGGCAGGACAACTTCCTGTTCGACCTGCAGACGCTGCTGTTCACCCGGACCAATTCCAGCGTCAAACGGTTCCGCCAGGCGATCGCGATCGACGAGCGCAGGCGCATGTTCCGACTTAATCGCTGGATCGAGCCGCAAAAATTCCGCTCGGATCCATTCGATCCGGCAACGGAGGTGGAGCAGGACATCCGCCAGGTCTGGTTTGCCGGCGTGCATTCCGACGTCGGCGGCGGCTATCCGGAAGACCAGAGCGGACCGTCAAAGTTTCCGCTGATCTGGATGCTCGAACAGGCCAAGGCGGCCGGGCTGCAGATGGATCAGGCGCTGATCGATCATCTCGCCTGGGGGATGCCGTTGCCGCCGCACAAGCACGACTATGTGCCGCCGAGCGCGACCGGTCCGCTGCACAATTCGCTGACCGCCGCCTGGGAAATCCTGGAATGGATTCCGAAGAGCGACAAATGGAAGGAATGGCCGGAGCGGAAATCCTTCCTCGGCTTCTATCTGCCGCGCGGCGAACCGCGGCCGATTGCGGACGGCGCGACCATCCATGCCTCGGTGCTGGAGCGCATGGAGAAGGATCCTGCCTACAAGCCGATCAATATGCCGAAGACCTACAACGTCGAGCCAATGACGCCGCCCCCGGCGCCACCCGCCCCGACGGCCTGA